The Candidatus Binatus sp. genome includes a window with the following:
- a CDS encoding thiamine pyrophosphate-dependent enzyme, protein MNRQNDQDDTQMIEEGECLALYRRMKLVRSFDDKADEIFRMGRLAGHRQIYAGEEAACVGAIHALARGDIVVSTYHEYGHRLARGADPRAAMAELMGVESELVSRTDSAPAIEDRTLFIGANGASGLAIAGGLALALNYKSEPAMVCCIFGDEALAQGAFHQALNLASISNLPIVFICENNFYGMGTFIDNTVCQEELYRVADMYKMPGVRVDGMDVIAVYAATIDTARRAREGDGPSLIEAVTYRYRSSAFSDAADYDTRREEPIWRERDPILNLRARLIAENALAEPELDRIDREVGAAIDDAVKFAQAILEGSKSDTVKN, encoded by the coding sequence ATGAACAGGCAGAACGATCAGGACGATACGCAGATGATCGAAGAAGGCGAGTGCCTTGCGCTCTATCGGCGGATGAAGCTCGTCCGCAGCTTCGACGACAAAGCGGACGAGATTTTTCGGATGGGCAGGCTCGCCGGTCATCGCCAAATCTACGCGGGCGAAGAGGCGGCATGCGTCGGCGCGATCCATGCGCTCGCGCGCGGCGACATTGTTGTCTCGACGTATCACGAATATGGGCATCGACTCGCGCGCGGCGCAGATCCGCGGGCCGCGATGGCGGAATTGATGGGTGTCGAGAGCGAACTTGTGAGCCGCACGGATTCGGCGCCGGCAATCGAGGATCGCACGCTCTTCATCGGCGCGAATGGCGCGAGCGGTCTCGCGATCGCGGGCGGCCTCGCGCTTGCACTCAACTACAAGAGTGAACCGGCGATGGTCTGCTGCATCTTCGGCGACGAGGCGCTGGCGCAGGGAGCATTTCATCAAGCGCTCAATCTCGCGTCGATCTCGAACCTGCCGATCGTGTTCATCTGTGAGAACAATTTCTACGGGATGGGGACGTTTATCGACAACACCGTCTGCCAGGAGGAACTGTATCGCGTGGCCGACATGTACAAGATGCCCGGCGTGCGCGTCGATGGGATGGACGTGATCGCGGTTTACGCCGCGACGATTGACACGGCGCGGCGCGCGCGCGAAGGCGACGGCCCGTCGCTGATCGAAGCCGTGACGTATCGCTATCGAAGCTCGGCGTTTTCGGATGCGGCTGATTACGACACGCGCCGCGAGGAGCCGATCTGGCGCGAGCGCGATCCGATTCTGAATCTGCGCGCGCGGCTGATCGCAGAAAATGCGCTCGCCGAGCCCGAACTGGATCGCATCGATCGGGAAGTTGGCGCAGCGATCGACGACGCGGTGAAATTCGCGCAGGCAATACTCGAGGGGTCGAAAAGCGACACCGTCAAAAACTGA